From one Lotus japonicus ecotype B-129 chromosome 3, LjGifu_v1.2 genomic stretch:
- the LOC130743874 gene encoding uncharacterized protein LOC130743874 — protein sequence MIIAIVTRTNQFFLEVGAQEKVAEIKRNIEQIYGVPMASQILTVSGWELMDGLDMEDYPIVTEGTKVHLTIKPVEPRPINNPNQMQITVKFSARKINIEVDRTDTIRILKEKIHIIDSMPIKRMTLFFSGIELDEEFRKLHEYGIGEFSEIVVFLKPVSRSREEPPTRKLSLVVQTSSSLLNAATIPVEMRDISTVGELKQLLLSKKVLPVDDYLFIHKQRIMRDSCSLRWHGVENGDYLYVFKGTVSRSGYA from the coding sequence ATGATAATTGCAATTGTCACAAGAACAAACCAATTTTTCCTTGAAGTGGGTGCCCAAGAAAAAGTTGCTGAAATCAAAAGAAATATTGAGCAAATCTATGGTGTTCCAATGGCTTCACAAATCCTAACAGTTTCTGGGTGGGAACTCATGGACGGGTTAGACATGGAAGATTACCCTATAGTCACTGAAGGCACAAAAGTTCACCTCACCATCAAACCAGTGGAGCCACGCCCCATTAATAATCCTAACCAAATGCAAATCACAGTAAAATTTTCAGCTAGAAAGATTAATATTGAGGTGGACAGAACAGATACTATTCGTATCTTGAAGGAAAAAATCCACATCATTGATAGCATGCCCATCAAAAGAATGACCCTTTTCTTTTCTGGTATAGAATTGGATGAAGAATTCAGAAAGCTACATGAGTATGGCATTGGGGAATTTTCTGAAATTGTGGTGTTCCTCAAGCCCGTGAGTCGCTCAAGAGAAGAACCTCCCACAAGAAAGTTAAGCTTGGTGGTACAAACTTCCTCTAGTTTGCTTAATGCAGCTACCATTCCGGTGGAGATGAGAGATATAAGTACTGTTGGTGAATTGAAGCAGTTATTGCTAAGCAAAAAAGTTCTGCCAGTTGATGACTATTTGTTTATACACAAGCAGAGGATCATGCGCGATAGTTGTAGCCTCCGGTGGCATGGAGTTGAAAATGGGGACTATCTATATGTTTTTAAAGGAACGGTTAGTCGCAGTGGTTATGCCTGA